From Antedon mediterranea chromosome 9, ecAntMedi1.1, whole genome shotgun sequence, a single genomic window includes:
- the LOC140058987 gene encoding uncharacterized protein isoform X1, which yields MSAQQGSKSSTEHASDQTFSELLKKISDLYKSRKYRWLRLLLNDHCSGDLLSENDITGHFLFNQLQTRGYISNNPTDVDFLIDIATITDHDEALRLTTEFNNQYNEEIHDSKYKRKPISEFRKKLFKALIANINPVAPMVLNYKKLNEEVFDNTWDFVFKLERELLLTEDKTKMKRFANCLDPVASAILLGEDDNPDAGTPMVMPLRTNELSRMERIQKFLKARRKKCWYVCGVLLLLSFILEFVFIYDSVLAGSMAIFIISILVFIVFIGLSFDLDGKYAKVINIIATIVTIIPTYFTVYFLATELNT from the exons ATGTCGGCACAACAAGGGAGTAAATCCTCTACA GAACATGCAAGTGACCAAACATTCTCAGAATTACTTAAAAAAATAAGTGATTTATATAAAAGTAGGAAGTATCGTTGGCTGAGACTTCTGCTAAATGACCACTGTTCTGGAGATTTGTTAAGTGAAAACGACATTACGGGGCACTTTCTGTTTAATCAACTCCAAACGCGAGGTTATATTTCAAACAACCCTACAGATGTCGATTTTCTAATAGACATTGCTACAATAACAGATCATGACGAGGCGTTACGTTTGACAACAGAGTTCAACAATCAATATAACGAGGAAATCCACGATTCCAAATACAAACGTAAGCCAATATCAGAATTTCGCAAAAAACTTTTCAAAGCTTTAATTGCAAACATAAATCCTGTGGCACCTATGGTTCTAAACTACAAAAAATTAAACGAAGAGGTGTTTGATAATACCTGGGATTTTGTGTTCAAGTTGGAGAGGGAACTATTGTTGACGGAGGATAAAACGAAAATGAAAAGGTTTGCAAACTGCCTCGATCCGGTCGCAAGTGCTATTCTTCTAG GTGAAGATGACAACCCGGATGCTGGAACACCCATGGTAATGCCCCTTAG GACCAATGAGCTAAGCCGAATGGAGAGGATTCAGAAATTCTTAAAAG CAAGAAGAAAGAAATGTTGGTATGTTTGTGGAGTTCTACTGCTTCTGTCCTTTATCCTTGAGTTTGTATTTATCTATGATTCTGTCCTAGCGGGATCTATGGCTATTTTCATAATTAGTATACTAGTGTTCATAGTTTTTATTGGCTTATCATTCGATCTTGATGGAAAATATGCAAAGGTTATTAACATTATTGCAACAATCGTGACTATTATTCCAACATAttttacggtatattttttggcgaCTGAATTAAATACTTAA
- the LOC140058987 gene encoding uncharacterized protein isoform X2 — MSAQQGSKSSTEHASDQTFSELLKKISDLYKSRKYRWLRLLLNDHCSGDLLSENDITGHFLFNQLQTRGYISNNPTDVDFLIDIATITDHDEALRLTTEFNNQYNEEIHDSKYKRKPISEFRKKLFKALIANINPVAPMVLNYKKLNEEVFDNTWDFVFKLERELLLTEDKTKMKRFANCLDPVASAILLGEDDNPDAGTPMDQ; from the exons ATGTCGGCACAACAAGGGAGTAAATCCTCTACA GAACATGCAAGTGACCAAACATTCTCAGAATTACTTAAAAAAATAAGTGATTTATATAAAAGTAGGAAGTATCGTTGGCTGAGACTTCTGCTAAATGACCACTGTTCTGGAGATTTGTTAAGTGAAAACGACATTACGGGGCACTTTCTGTTTAATCAACTCCAAACGCGAGGTTATATTTCAAACAACCCTACAGATGTCGATTTTCTAATAGACATTGCTACAATAACAGATCATGACGAGGCGTTACGTTTGACAACAGAGTTCAACAATCAATATAACGAGGAAATCCACGATTCCAAATACAAACGTAAGCCAATATCAGAATTTCGCAAAAAACTTTTCAAAGCTTTAATTGCAAACATAAATCCTGTGGCACCTATGGTTCTAAACTACAAAAAATTAAACGAAGAGGTGTTTGATAATACCTGGGATTTTGTGTTCAAGTTGGAGAGGGAACTATTGTTGACGGAGGATAAAACGAAAATGAAAAGGTTTGCAAACTGCCTCGATCCGGTCGCAAGTGCTATTCTTCTAG GTGAAGATGACAACCCGGATGCTGGAACACCCATG GACCAATGA
- the LOC140059384 gene encoding probable peptidyl-alpha-hydroxyglycine alpha-amidating lyase pgal-1, with amino-acid sequence MKVMAGVEHIKGTQVNIKVEPLGLVHTIDKIADHKVDKKYSITDVDLYKDGCILVSSLSNELLKFNQSGEFVANIQLAHNVRVNKMYTMVNGCIMYSDTEGKRVVMCNDKLEEISQFGKGILKHPSGLTVNNEKRVMHVADFIDHCVFKFDIDDGRKLGEIGFEDGELYYSRDVSLTKEGNLLVTDWDNHRIPMFDANGTFAKTFVSEGEQDGKVRYPCAIEMDRDDNIIVASENKVQLFDENGVFIKRIDGINDGINSPCGISVISNRPRRVAIANGGKNNVKIFNY; translated from the coding sequence ATGAAGGTCATGGCTGGAGTGGAACACATCAAAGGAACACAAGTTAATATCAAAGTGGAACCACTAGGACTTGTACATACAATTGATAAAATAGCAGACCACAAAGTAGATAAAAAATACTCAATAACGGATGTAGATCTATATAAAGATGGTTGTATCTTAGTATCAAGTCTCTCTAATGAGTTACTCAAGTTTAATCAATCAGGTGAATTTGTTGCCAATATTCAATTGGCACACAATGTTAGAGtcaataaaatgtatacaatggTTAATGGTTGCATTATGTATAGCGACACAGAAGGAAAGAGGGTAGTAATGTGTAATGACAAATTAGAAGAAATCAGTCAATTTGGTAAAGGAATATTGAAACATCCAAGTGGGTTGACGGTAAACAATGAAAAAAGAGTTATGCATGTTGCAGACTTTATTGATCATTGTGTGTTTAAATTTGATATCGATGATGGAAGGAAGCTGGGTGAGATAGGTTTTGAGGATGGAGAATTGTATTATTCACGTGATGTCAGTTTAACCAAGGAAGGTAATTTATTGGTTACTGATTGGGATAATCATAGAATACCAATGTTTGATGCCAATGGTACATTTGCCAAAACATTTGTAAGTGAAGGTGAACAAGATGGAAAAGTCAGGTATCCCTGTGCTATAGAAATGGACAGGGATGACAACATAATAGTAGCTAGTGAAAACAAAGTACAATTATTTGATGAAAATGGGGTTTTCATCAAACGAATAGATGGCATAAATGATGGCATTAATAGTCCATGTGGAATCAGTGTGATATCCAATAGACCAAGGAGAGTAGCCATTGCAAATGGTGGAAAGAATAatgtgaaaatatttaattactaa